From the genome of Rhinoderma darwinii isolate aRhiDar2 chromosome 1, aRhiDar2.hap1, whole genome shotgun sequence:
ctgatctaaatgctgtattgttgatcggcgctcgtttaatgGGCACAATATCAGCCCATGTAAAAGGATCTTAAAGGCTATTTACATATTTAAACtgaatttttttaaactaaatcaatgttttatgtgttttGAGTTAACTTTTATattgacttttataaaaaaaaaaattttactttttatgatacagcttctatgtatcctgtataaataGAAGCTGTGTCGTTCTGTCTCAGCCGATTCCATCAATTCGGCTCTGCTGAGATGGGGTCCTGCATTTTTCAGACACATAGGATCCAAAAACACATATAACATTGAAATTCCTCTTAAATTTAGCCCTTATCCCAGTAAAAATGTTTGGCTACATGACTACTTGATTATCTTAAACACATCCATTTCTAAGAAACCCATAATCATATAAGCTTTGCTTTTAATAAGTTTTGAATTTTAGCTTTAGTGTTGCTTTAAGCTAATCTACTAGTTATTAACCACTAGAAAATCTGATATTAAAAAAATGCCACGTAAATGAATACATATAAGCAATAGTAACTAGAattgtatgtgtaatatgttCCAGTTCCAGGTTGCATGGAGACCGACGTATTAGCTGGCGTGTCTCAAATTAAACCAGATTACGTACTATTATAATTTTCGATAGTGATGCAAAATCTGGAAGATTCTGGAAGAATCTCTTCTGGACGCAAGAAGCATATATAcgcattaggcctcatttacacgagcgtgtgtgctttgcgcgcgcaaaaaacgcagcgttttgcatgcgcaaaaggcacttgacagctccgtgtgtcatccgtgtatgatgcacggctgcgtgattttcgcgcagccgctatcatagagatgaggctagtcgacgtcagtcactgtccatggtgctgaaagagttaactgatcggcagtaactatttcagcaccctcgacagtgcattccgatcaccatatcgaataacctgtttaaaaaaaagaggttcgtacttaccgagaacttcccggccgttgccttggtgacgcgtccttggtgacgcgtccttggtgacgcgcctctcttgacatctggccccacctccctggatgacgcggcagtccatgtgaccgctgcagcctgtgcttggcttgtgattggctgcagctgtcacttggactgaattgtcatcccgggaggtcagactggaggaagaagccgggagttatcggtaagtcagaacttttttttttttacacgttcacgtatattggaatcggaagtcactgtccaggctgctgaaccagtttaactctttcagcaccctgcacagtgactgtgtcctgccgggttcggtcaaaacgagttcggccgaacccggtaaagttcggttcgctcatgtctaagacactccgttcggatgtttgtaaacagaaaagcacgtggtgcttttctgtttaaattcagtttgacagctcttgcgcaaatcacgcagttcgcacggaagtgcttccgtgcgaccttcgtggttttcacgcacccattgacttcaatgggtgcgtgatgcgcgaaaaacgcacgattatagaacatgtcgtgagttttacgcaacgcactcgcgctacgcaaaattcacgcatcgtctgcactgccccatagagtaatataggtgcgtacggcacgcgtgaaaagcacgcacgtcgcacgcgcgtatattacgctcgtgtaaatgaggcctaatgatGCATATGACAATATCACTGAGCTACTTATTAGTTGTGACAGAACAATTACTGTGTACAGCTAATATTGCCCTTGAACTTATACTGCCTACATTGTACATACAGAAAATCTAAAAGTTACTGTAGCTTGAGAGGTTAGTTTTTCCTCTGGGGGAAGTACTGATCTCACTTTAGCATAAGTAACTGTAACCGAGTGTCTTTGATCATCTGCTTCTAGAGTTACGTGTTTGGGATGATACACAAGGGTGTAAAAATTACCAGTGATCTCACTGGGTCTTTTGTCTCATTAATGTTATTTATGGAATATCATATCTCACTTCAAAATGAGGATTAGCAGGATGATATTCAATTTGCGTCATGATATTTATAGAATGTGTTAAGCAGGGTCTGTAGTTTAGCCCAATTACCATGACTGTAATGTTTATTTTAAGCATCAGTCCTCTTAAATATttcacacattacactacacaagtAGTTGCTACTACTGAGATACGAGAGTTGGGTTTACATCAATGGTGCCTACTCACAcagtattaaaggctatgtacacctttgaactctCTTTTTTAATGAAATAAGAATGGATATCAGTGTGTTTTATGTAACtttctgaaaactttttatttaaaaaaaaaatactttttgagatacagctgctttgtatcctgtatacagagcagctgtatctagcactgagacctgtatctgtcagatcAACGGGatcatgggttcagtgtcagagacacgcatgattcacctgttatcgatcccatctaaattatgaacttacgtagatgtgatcggtaacagctcaatcctgcgtgtGAGAGACTCGGAGGACCcattgtcactgaacccgtcagtccagctgacctgacggatacaggtttcagcgctgcaGGGAGGATACATCTCCTTGGATACATCTCTACCACCTAGAATCCGTAGCCAGAGCTGGCTACGGATTCCACTTAACAAAGAACTTGCCCCGCGCAAGTTATACATAAGAAGATATGGGGAAAGAAGGGACACCAGCAGAAAAACTATAGGAATaaggtaataaatatatattgagAATATACTTATATTCTCATTACTAACACATCTATGCAAACTTTTATAActttacaggtacactttaagttAGGTCTGGGAGAATAGATTTAGATTTTTACATTCTAGTTTTGTTTTACATTTCACATtacacttacattatatacaACCCTCAATGGGTACATTATGTGCACCTGTGCAATCATTTGTTTCTTTGCACCAGTGCAACCAAAAGAAAAATTTAGGCAAAGTTTCAAAAGCCTAAACTGAATTATACTACTGTTTtgtttatgcagcttctatgcaaaCGTATGTGCAGTTGATGTTCAATTACTATGGATATCAAAGACTACAGTCATGTTTTACTCATCTCCTTCTTGCTAGCCTACTTTTAAGAACTGTAGAGGTGTCTGTGGTCAAGGCAGGTTAGCATTATTCACACAAAACATGTATATTCTACAGCTATTTCAGTGTAAAGGATGGAGAACATTGAGAGAAGGGGAAACAAGAGAGCTTGCTTCACAGAGAAcacccactgagctctgaacttgCAGGTTGACAAGCAGGTTTGTGCAACTTCAACCTTCCCAGGTTCATTAATTCATATCCAAAAATAATTCATGAGAATACTGCACATACCTTTTACAATATAATATTTAAACATTGGTAAAGCATCATGCATTTACACTTAGAATCAAATACTAACAGCAAAATAGCGTACCAGCCTACAGAGGAGACGTTATGTCACACTTACCTTTTTAAAGCACTTCTTTGCTGTCTAGCTGCTTCCATTTGTCGTTCTTCATTCTGTTTTTGAATCCTTTCTTCCCAAGCATTTTTAAGTTCACAAGTTTCCAGAGCAAAGATTTCTACACGTATATACTGGTTGTTCATATTCTGTGAAGAAATAAGTGCACTATTGTAAAAATGTTTATATCCACACAACATAAGAGCATATTTCTCATGTTTTTTAAAGgctaatatatatatttgaaagcAGAGGCTCTTCAGCTGTGGATGACAAGTTACATGAGATAAGACGAAAACAagagaaatgttttattttctggTTTCTCTGAATAACCTGGAATTATTTTATCTCATGCACCAGAAGGCAGAAGACTGGCATTATCTTTGTAAAATTTCAGCTCAGTTTGTTTGAAAAGTCTTGCATCATTACTTGCACAGGTGGTTTCTTACATACTCCACCTGGTTTCTGGATTATACACTCCTAAgaaaatctactgttttgcaTATAAATGTGTTTGGTTTAGTACAGAAAGACAAGATAGATGAAAAGAAATTAACAGGCTTTTTGTTTGCATTTCCTTTCTTTATGCTGACAGCGTTGTCCGGAAAATGTGAAATAGTTCTCAATGTCATTTTTGGACTGGAGTTATGATGGTATGCTACATTTTTATCAATGGGGTCCCATTAAATTAAATATACATAACAACAAATTAAGATATATGGGACGTATAATGTTCCAGTAAGTTTCTTGCATCAGTCATATAGCTTACATATGATAAGGTTCAATTGTAAGTATGCATTTTACCTATTAACCCctcagtgaccagcctattttaggccataatgaccaagcaattttttacatttttacattgtcgcattcaaagagctatagcttttttcatttttccgtcgatgtagctgtataaggacttattTTGCAAGACAAATTGTAttgtttaatagcaccattttggggtacatataatttattgattaactttaattaactttttagGGGGGGGTGACGGAAAAAAGACTGAAATTTcgctatactttttttttgcatcttaaatttacaccgtttaccatgtggtaaaaattacaaaataactttattcagcgggttgttacgattgcgacaataccaaattgatatcgtttttctatgttttactacttttacacaataaaaacacttttttttttttttaattatttgtttttaaattatacgtttttgtgtcgccatattctaagagacataacttttatatttctctgctgacatagctgtataagggcttaatttttgctggGCATctactagtttttattggtaccattttggagtacatgcaactttttgattgctttttatcaacatttttgaaggcaggataatctctggcattgttttttattttattttttcgggTGTTCACCGTGACCTGAGTGTAAGGTATCATCTTTACCTATACCTGATAAATGAAGATAACTGATAAAGTTAGAAAATATAATATTTGGTAGAATCTCAAAGAATGGTGATAAAAGGGTCAAGGAATTAAGGATGCCTACAAAATCTTTAAAGTCAAagagtttattaaccccttggcaacatgTCATGTACATGGctttgtcccgaaggggttaataaagatgAACTTTTTGTAGGCATTTATTGTTAGCTTTGACAATAAAGGTTTAGACTCCCATGGCTGTATACCTATGGGGCTgttccagaggcatggcctaatagattgcctgtcagttttacactgacaggcagtaatgtttTAGTATACTGagtataacaaagcattatataagcgattaaAAGATCACACTGTGAAGTTCCCTAGGGGGGACTTAGAAAAAATTAAATGAAGTTTCAGAAGTTAATTAACCCTtttatgaccaagggtcattgatgcgccTGTGCCAGGTcaaattttatttaaccccttccctctttgaccacttttgaccttcctgacagagcctcatttttcaaatctgacatgtttcaatttatgtggtaataacttcggaatgcttttacctatccaagcgattctgagattgttttctcgtgacacattggactttatgttactagcaaaatttgctcgatacgttcagtatttaattgtgaaaaacaccaaaatgtagcgaaaaattgcaaaaatttgcatttttctaaatttaaatgtatctgcttgtaagacaggcagttataccacacaaaattgttgctaattaacatcccccatatgtctactttagattggcatacttttttgaacatccttttatttttctaggaggtttacaaggcttagaactttagcagcaatttctcacattttcaagaaaatgtcaaaagactatttttacaggggcggttcagttgtgaagtggctttgagggccttacatattagaaacccccaaaaagtcacccgattttaaaaacttcacccctaaaagtattcaaaacagcatgtagaaagtttcttaaccctttagacgtttcacaggaattaaagcaaaggaggggaaatttacaaatttcatatttttttgcagaaattaatttttaatccatttttttttttgtaacatagaaagttttaccaaagaaatgcaactcaatatttattgcccaggttctgcagatttaggaaatatcccacatgtggccttagcatgcttatagactgaagcaccggcctcataagcaaaggagcacctagtggattttggggccttatttttattagaatatattttaggcaccatgtcaggtttgaagggctattgtggtgccaaaacagtggaaatcccccaaaagtgaccccatttgggaatatacacacctcaaggaaattatctaggagtatagtgagcattttgaccacagaggttttttacagaaattattggaaaattaaaatcaaaattttttccaaagaaaatgtaggtttagcgatttttttttctcatttccacaaagactaaaggagaaaaagcaccgcaaaatttgtaaagcaatttctcccgagtaaaacaataccccacttgtggtcataaacagatgtttggacacacgcagggctcagaagggaaagagaacctcttggcttttggagctcaaatttagcaggaatggtttgtggaggtcatgtcccatttgcaaagccccagaagggacaaaacagtggaaaccccctacaagtgaccccattttggaaactacacccattgagaaaattatctaggggtatagtgagcattttgaccccacaggttttttgcagaaattattggaagtaagccctgaaaatgaaaatctaaattttttcaaagaaaatgtaggtttagctaattttttctcatttccacaaggactgaaggagaaaaagcacaacaaaatGTGTaacgcaatttttcccgagtaaaaaaataccccacgtttggtcataaacggctctttggaaacacggcagggcttagaagggaaatagcgctatttggcttttagagatcacatttagcaggaatgatttctggaggccatgtcacatttgcaaatcacctgaggggacaaaacaatgaaaacgcccaaaaagtgacttcatttaggaaactacagcccttgaggaattcatctaggggtgtagtgagcattttgaccccacagttgttttatagatttgattagaattgggcagtgaaaataaaaacaatcctttttcttcaataagacgcagctttggctcaaattttttcattttctcaacaaataatggacaaaaataaccccaacatttgtaaagcaatttctccagagtaaggcaataccccatatgtggtcataaactgctgtttgggcacac
Proteins encoded in this window:
- the LOC142742553 gene encoding protein FAM240B-like, whose protein sequence is MLCGYKHFYNSALISSQNMNNQYIRVEIFALETCELKNAWEERIQKQNEERQMEAARQQRSALKRLRNEWAERLEKRIEIMRSQNENNKANV